Proteins encoded in a region of the Strix aluco isolate bStrAlu1 chromosome 26, bStrAlu1.hap1, whole genome shotgun sequence genome:
- the GJB3 gene encoding gap junction beta-3 protein, producing the protein MDWKTLQALLSGVNKYSTAFGRIWLSVVFVFRVLVYVVAAERVWGDEQKDFDCNTRQPGCTNVCYDHFFPISHIRLWALQLIFVTCPSLLVIMHVAYREDREKKNREKNGENCPKLYSDTGKKHGGLWWTYLLSLFFKLIIEILFLYLLHKMWDSFDLPRLVKCSNVDPCPNTVDCYIARPTEKRVFTYFMVGASSICIVLTVCEIFYLIFKRVVRSTRRWKKSIKRSISYSKTSTCHCHLKTEEKDNKSQTRGEEL; encoded by the exons ATGGATTGGAAAACACTGCAGGCGCTGCTCAGCGGGGTCAACAAGTACTCCACAGCCTTCGGCCGCATCTGGCTCTCCGTGGTCTTCGTCTTCCGTGTGCTGGTCTACGTGGTGGCAGCTGAGCGCGTGTGGGGAGACGAGCAGAAGGACTTTGACTGCAACACGCGGCAGCCGGGCTGCACCAACGTCTGCTACGACCActtcttccccatctcccacaTCCGCCTCTGGGCCCTGCAGCTCATATTTGTCACTTGTCCTTCCCTCCTGGTCATCATGCACGTGGCCTACCGGGAGGACCGCGAGAAGAAGAACCGGGAGAAGAATGGGGAGAATTGCCCCAAGCTCTACAGCGACACGGGCAAGAAGCACGGCGGGCTGTGGTGGACCTACCTGCTCAGCCTCTTCTTCAAGCTTATCATAGAGATCctgtttctctacctcctccacaaGATGTGGGACAGCTTTGACTTGCCTCGGCTGGTCAAGTGCTCCAACGTGGATCCCTGCCCCAACACTGTAGACTGCTACATCGCTCGGCCAACCGAGAAAAGAGTCTTCACCTATTTCATGGTCGGAGCCTCCTCCATCTGCATCGTCCTCACCGTCTGTGAGATCTTCTACCTCATCTTCAAGCGGGTTGTCCGGAGTACGCGGAGGTGGAAGAAGTCCATCAAGCGCTCCATCAGCTACAGCAAGACCTCCACCTGCCACTGCCACCTCAAGACAGAGGAGAAGGACAACAAGTCCCAGACGAG AGGAGAGGAGCTGTGA
- the LOC141934949 gene encoding gap junction beta-5 protein-like yields the protein MNWGVFEGLLSGVNKYSTAFGRIWLSLVFIFRLLVYVVAAERVWSDDHKDFDCNTRQPGCTNVCYDHFFPVSHIRLWALQLILVTCPSLLVIMHVAYRKAKEQRHRSAGGDDRRCMYPNPGKKRGGLWWTYLLSLVFKAGVDVVFLYIFYQLYRNYTLPRLVKCELSPCPNVVDCFISRPTEKSIFTLFMVVITCICIVLSLIEATYLIGKRCRECLLASSGDSRRHSQDGALSHAEPTDTGGQVFHGVDYKPATASIPTKASSPGTLPEEETLP from the coding sequence ATGAACTGGGGGGTGTTCGAAGGGCTCCTCAGCGGGGTCAACAAGTACTCCACAGCCTTCGGCCGCATCTGGCTCTCCCTCGTCTTCATCTTCCGCCTGTTGGTCTATGTGGTGGCGGCCGAGCGGGTCTGGAGCGACGACCACAAGGACTTTGACTGCAACACGCGGCAGCCAGGCTGCACCAACGTCTGCTACGACCACTTCTTCCCCGTCTCCCACATCCGCCTCTGGGCCCTGCAGCTCATCCTGGTGACCTGCCCATCCCTCCTGGTCATCATGCACGTGGCCTACCGGAAGGCCAAGGAGCAGAGGCACCGCTCTGCCGGCGGGGACGACCGCCGCTGCATGTACCCCAACCCCGGCAAGAAGCGGGGGGGGCTGTGGTGGACCTACCTGCTCAGCCTCGTCTTCAAGGCCGGCGTGGACGTGGTCTTCCTCTACATCTTCTACCAACTCTACAGGAACTACACACTGCCCCGGCTGGTGAAGTGCgagctgtccccctgccccaacGTGGTGGACTGCTTCATCTCCCGGCCCACCGAGAAGAGCATCTTCACCCTCTTCATGGTGGTCATCACCTGCATCTGCATTGTGCTGAGCCTCATCGAGGCCACCTACCTCATTGGCAAGCGGTGCCGCGAGTGCCTCCTGGCCAGCAGCGGGGACAGCCGCCGGCACAGCCAGGACGGCGCGCTCTCCCACGCCGAGCCCACAGACACGGGCGGGCAAGTTTTCCACGGGGTGGACTACAAACCTGCCACAGCCTCCATCCCCACTAAGGCCTCCAGCCCTGGCACGCTGCCCGAGGAGGAGACACTTCCCTAG